The following nucleotide sequence is from Dethiosulfovibrio faecalis.
TTATGTCCCCCTCTTTCTGAGACCTATGATACAGCAGCCTGTTCTTGACCTTAACCTAGCAACTTACTCGGTGGTCCATTTTTCCGGGTCCACTATACTTTTCTCATCTTTTCAGCGGTTTCACCTTGAAAATAGTGTTTTCTTTGTTGTTGGTGGCTGCTGGAATCGTCATGCTATTCCCCGTTTCCGAACGCCGAGCCTCTTCCGAGGTCAAACGTTTGGGGGCTATCCGTATTCGATCTGGCGTGGAAGGGGAATTTTACGACGTGAATCTTTGGATTGCACTGCCTGTAGCCATATTGACCGGTTTCGCTTCCGGAATGGTCGGCGTGTCGGGAGGTTCTTTTTTGGTCCCTCTGATGGTTTTTGCCTGTGGGATCCCTATGCACACAGCGGTCGGAACGGCGTCGATCTTAATAGCTATAACCTCCTTTATGGGGTTTGCTGGTCATGCTGTTCAAGGCGATTTCAATGCCTCCTGGGCCGTTCCTCTGGCGGTGATCACCGCTCTTGGGGGGATTCTTGGCGGAAGAATGGCATTGAGTGCGAAGCCTAAACATCTTAAAAAACTTTTTGCCTATACGAACTGGCTTGCCGCTTTGTTCATGATCGTCAATGCGCTTCATACGAGAGGATCTATATAGTTTGGGTCGAACCAGAAGAGAGTGTATAATTTACGTAATATTCTAAGGGGAGGCGATACGTTTGCAGTTAAAACCGTTGTCATTTGTCGCTGTTTTTCTCGCGCTCCTGCTGGTTTTGGTCGGTTCGGCTTTCGGCTGTACCAGGGTGACCTACGTCGGTCCGGAGGACACGATCATAACCGGCCGTACCATGGATTGGGGGAGCGATATAGGGAGCAACCTTTGGATTTTTCCCCGAGGCATGGAGAGAGACGGCGCGGCCGGGCCGAATTCGATCGAGTGGAGCTCCCTCTACGGCAGCGTGGTGGCCTCCGCTTTCGACGCCGCTACTGTTGATGGAATGAACGAAAAAGGCTTGGTTGTTAATTTGCTCTATCTGGTGGAGTCGCAATATCCCAGGCCGAAAAAAGGCGATCCCAGAGCCCCCATCTCGATAGCGGCCTGGGCTCAGTACGTTCTGGATAGGTTCGCCACGGTGAAAGAGGCGGTGGAGGCCCTTAGCACCGAGCCATTTTACGTGGTATCCACCATGACCCCGGATGGACACGCCGGAAACGGCCATCTTGCCATATCGGATCCTTCCGGCGACTCGGCCATCTTCGAGTACCTCGAGGGGAAACTCGTGATCCACCACGGCGGAGAATATCGGGTCATGACCAACTCGCCTTCCTTCGACAAACAGCTGGCCCTCTGTGCTTACTGGCAGGAGATCGGCGGATTGACCATGCTCCCCGGGACCAACCGCGCCTCCGACCGATTCGTAAGGGCGGCCTTCTACATCGATGCCATACCCAAAACGTCGAACATAAGGACCGCTTTGGCGGGGGTGCTCGGGGTTATCAGAAACGCGTCGGTTCCCTTGGGAATATCCACCCCCGACAAGCCCAACATTTCCTCGACGTTGTGGCGTACTCTGGCGGATCATAAAAACAGAAGATACTACTTCGACGCAGTTCTCAGCCCGAGTCTGTTCTGGGTGGACCTGGACAAGTTGGACTTGGCGGAGGGGGCTCCGGTCCTTCATCTGCCGCTGAAGGATGTTGCACTGGGAGGCGAGGCCTCCGGTAATTTTGAAACTTCGGCGCCCTTCGAGTTTTTAGAAGCGCAGCCATGAAAAATATGCGGGGATCTTGATCTCGTACCGGGATCCCCGTTTTTTTCTTGAAATACTTAAGCTCCGATCTCTTCCCCTGACGTTCCTCTTGTTCCGTTTACTTCGAGTTCTCTGTCGTCTAAATCCCGATCATGTTTTTTACGTCCTGTGCCGGAGGGGCTCCGAAAAGCCGTTTGTACTCCCGGCTGAACTGTGAGGGGCTTTCGTATCCCACCTGAAACGCCGCCGTCGCTGCGTCCAGACGTTCGGTAAGCATCAACCGTCTCGCCTCGTTCAGCCGGAGCCTCTTCTGGAACTGGAGAGGGCTCATGGCCGTTACGGATCGAAAATGGTGATGAAAGGTGGATTGGCTCATGCCCGATCGGGAGGCCAGTTCGTCCATCTTGATTTGATCCGCGAAGTTTCTCCTTAGCCACTCTATCGTGCTGGCTATGCTGTGGCTGTGGTTTCCCGCCGTGACTATCCGTCTCAATTTGGGGCCTTGTTCACCGACAAGAAGCCGGTAGAATATCTCCCGTTTGACCATCGGGCCCAGCACCGGTAGATCCTCCGGTGATTTAAGCAAGTTCACCAATCGAAGAAAAGCCTCCAGCATGTTCGGAGTCGCCTCGCTGATCTCCATTCCCCTGTCCTGTCTCCTCGAGTTGGCGTGTTTCGAGTCGACCTCCATTATCAGTTGAGCGATAGTTTTTTTATCCAGCTCCAGGGTGAGTCCCAGGTATGGCTTTCCCTCGCTGGCCTCCAGAATCTGGGCTACGACAGGAAGATCCACAGAGGTTATCAAAAAATGTCTGTCGTCGTATATATAGCTTTCCTCTCCCAGAAAGATCCGCTTTCTTCCCTGGGCTATCAGGCATATGCTGGAGTCCATCGTATAGCTCAACGGTTCGGTAGGGGAGTTCCCCCTTATGAGAACCAGTCCGGCGATCTCCGTTTCCAGTCGAGGCCGTGTCCTGGTTCGCCTGTCGATCTCCATGGCTAAAGCCCTCTGTATAGTATCTATCCGATCATCGCAAGATCTCGCCGTATCGCTCATCCTTATTTTGTCCTCCCGTTTTCCCGAGTTCTTTCCGTCAAGATAGAACGCTCCGACCGAGAAATCAAGCTTTTCTCCGCCTTATCGCAGGATCAGGCAAGGAACGGACAGTATCTGTATATCGCCTATCTTTACCCCGGGTGTATAAATCCTTTTTAGAGATGAGACGGATATCACGACGGATCGCCGTTTTGGGCATGGCATATCGTGAGACAGTAGAGGCTTTTAATAGTAAATGGAGGTAGACGCAGATAAGGAGGGCCTGAATATGAACGAGATAGAGGATCTGTTTCCCAGAGGCGGGGAGAACGCCGCTTACGCCAAGTATTTTCTCGGAAAGAGTTATCTGAACATGCTTTCACTGGAGGGCGTGGTCATAGGGAACGTCACCTTCGAGCCAGGTTGCCGCAACAACTGGCACGTTCATCACTCTAAGTCCGGAGGAGGACAAATTCTGCTTTGTACCTCCGGTTACGGCTGGTATCAGGAGTGGGGAAAGCCCGCCAGGAAGCTGGCACCCGGTGATGTGGTGAACATACCGGCAGGCGTCAAGCACTGGCACGGAGCCGCCAAGGACAGCTGGTTCGCCCACGTGGCCGTCGAGGTGCCGGGGGAGGACTGCTCCAACGAATGGCTGGAGATCGTGGACGACGAGCAGTACGGAAAACTGGCCTAAAGGGAGGTACGGCAATATGGGCAAGGTGACCGCGGGAAGAGACGTATTGGGAGATTTCGCCCCTCAGTTTGCGGGATTCAACGACGACGTGCTCTTCGGAGAGGTGTGGTCCAGGGAGGATAAACTGACCCCCAGGGAGAGGAGCATCGTCACCGTGTCGGCTCTTCTGTCCAGCGGAATTTTGGACAGTTCCCTCAAGTTTCATATCCAGAAGGCGAAGGACAACGGTGTGACGAAAGAGGAGATGGTTGAGGTTCTTACCCAGCTGGCCTTCTACGCCGGTTGGCCCAAGGCGTGGGCGGCGTTCCGCATGGCCAAGGAAGTCTACTCCGAGTGATGGATAAAACGTTTTTGGGAATGGAGGTTGAAATCATGAACGAAAAGAAAGCTTTGGTGGCTTTCTTCTCGGCTACCGGCGTTACTGCGAAGATCGCGGAGAAGGTGGCGAAGGTGGTAGAAGGGGACCTTTTCGAGATCGTCCCGGCTGAACCTTACACTAAGGACGATCTGAACTGGCACGACGGTATGAGTCGCAGTTCCCTGGAGATGAACGATCGTTCCTCCAGGCCGGAGATCGCCCACATGGTTGATGGTATGGAGAGGTATGAAACGATTTTTATCGGTTTCCCCATTTGGTGGTACGTAGCTCCGAGGATAATACAGACCTTTTTGGAGAGCTACGATTTTTCCGGTAAGAAGATCTCGCTTTTCGCGACCTCCGGGATGAGCGGGATGGGAGATACGCAGGAGATTCTTCGTTTGTCCTGTCCCGGTGCGGCCACTTGGGGTGCCGGAAGAAGATTTAGTGAGTCTGCCTCGGAGAGCGAGATCAATCGATGGGTAGGCAAGTCGAGTTTCTAAACAAAGGGGGGGATTGCGATGAATAAAATGGCGTTTGTTTTGGTAGAGCTTTTGATGGTGTTTAGCCTTGCGACTTGCGGTAGCGCCTCGTCGTCCAGCCCTTCAACGTCGGAAAACCCTGCCACCGTAGACTCCGCCTCCTCGGAGGCCGGAAAGACGTTGGTAGTCTACTATTCTGCGACCGGAAACACGAAAAGAGTTGCGGGATTTATCGCGACGTCAACGGGTGCGGATCTCTTTGCGTTGAAACCGGCCGATCCCTACACGGAAGACGATCTGAACTATAGAGACAAGGGTAGTAGGGTGTCCAGAGAACATGATAACGAGCATGAAAGGGATGTAGAGCTTCTATCCGTATCTGTCGATGATTGGGATTCCTACGATACCGTGTTCATCGGCTATCCCCTCTGGTGGGGGATCGCAGCGTGGCCGATTGACGGCTTTATAGGAGCGAACGACTTTACCGGAAAAACGGTAATCCCGTTCTGCACTTCCGCCGCTTCCGGTCTGGGAGAGAGCGGCGAGCTCTTGAGAAAAGCCGCCGGAAACGGAAACTGGCTGGAGGGAAGACGTTTCTCCTCCGGGGTGAAAGAAGAAGAGATCCAGGCCTGGATTGAAGGATTGGGCTTGTAGAAAGATTGCTTTGCGAGGTGTTTAGCTATGATTTTTGAAGAGACTTACAGTTTATCCAACGGAGTGAAAATACCCAAACTGGGGTTGGGAACCTGGTTTATCCCCGACGATCAGGCTGCGGAGGCAGTCAGGCGGGCCGTCGAGCTGGGATATCGCCACATGGACACGGCTCAGGCCTACGAGAACGAGGCAGGTGTAGCAGCCGGTGTGAAGAGCTGTGGAATCGAGAGAGAGAAGCTTTTCGTCACCAGCAAGGTGGCGGCCGAGCATAAGACCTATGAGACCGCGGCTTCGTCCATCGACGAGACCCTTTCCAGGATGGGGTTGGATTATCTGGACATGATGATAATCCACAGCCCTCAGCCCTGGTACGAGTTTCGCGACGAAAGGCGGTATTACGAGGAGAACAAGGCCGTCTGGCGTGCCTTGGAGGACGCCTATCGATCCGGCAAGCTGAAGGCCATCGGCGTCTCCAACTTTCTAGTCGACGATCTGGAAAGCCTGCTGGCGGATTGCACCGTGAAGCCCATGGTCAATCAAATATTGGCCCACATCGGCAATACCCCCGAGGAACTGATGGCTTTCTGTGAAAAGAACGATATTTTGGTGGAGGCCTACTCTCCCATCGCTCACGGGGTGGCGCTTTGGAACCGGGAGCTGGTGGCGATGGCGGAAAAATACAGTGCCGCCGTTCCCCAGCTTTGCATCAAATACGTGTTGCAGCTGGGCACTGTCGCCCTTCCCAAGACGGCGAACCCAGCCCACATGGCGGACAACGCCAAGCTGGATTTTACCGTCTCCGACGAGGATATGGGAATCCTGAAGGGACTCGACATGAAGGATTACGGAGAGTTCAGCTTCACCCCTGTGTTCAGCGGCAAATAATAACCTAGGGTTTTAACCGAGGGGCAGCGTTTATAGGGGGTTTCGCTTGGCTGAGCTTAATGCTTTTGTCGAGCGAACTCCTTAGGGTTGAACGAGAAATTCTCCAGTTTTTAAAACTGGAGAATTTCTCGTCCTGTAGCTTTTTGCCGGTTCTCATAGAATTTTTTCACGATGGATAACGTTATTACCTCTTAGCTATCTTTATCTCGAAGTCCAGTCCCTGTAGGATCTCTCTAACGCTGTTTGCGACGATCTTGAGGTCGTTTAGGTTGGGCCTGTCGGATATGTCTCCCATCTTGCCCTTTTGGCTGCCTTCGTCCCATCCGTGGAACTTCCCAGGTGTGTACCATTCGTCCAGGACGAGAAATCCGACGTGCTCGAAGAACTGAGCCATGTATTTCCCGGCAACGTAGCCCTCTTTGATCCCTGTGTGTATGCCGCCGAAGGTGCAGAACACCACACCGAACTTTCCCGGTTTTCTAGGAGCTCCTATGGGCCTTGCTCCTCCTCTGTAACGGTCCATGGTGTTGCCGATGAACTTCTGGACCGGAAGAGGAGGTATCCATCGGTAGGATGGCGCTCCCATGAACACCAAGTCGTAATCGCAAAGCTCGACCTCTAGATTTTCCTCTATCTTCACTTTGTCCACTGGGATGTTCTTGTTCACCAGGACGGTCTCGATGGTGTCGGCCACCTTCTTCGTGTTGCCTCCCGCGCTCCAGTACAGTATCAGGCTTTTCATCCCGCATCACTCCGCTTTCTGTGGTATAAAATTGACATGAGAGGATCTCGACGGATCGGTTCCCTGTCCGATATTCCACCGTAAGATACGCTTATACGATGGGGTTGGCATGCAGCATATTGACGGCGACAGGGATTATTTTGATGTATGTGGAGGCCGCTATGGACGGCGAACTTGTAACTCTCTCCGATATGTCCTTTCCCGTCTCCGTGTTGGAACATGTGAAAATAGGAGGAGGTCCCCTGTTCGAGCCCCATTTTCACGGACATCACCTGCAGCTCTTTCGATTTTTAAGCGGAAGGGCCAGGATCTTCTGCGATCAGAGGGAGTACGAGATGGAATCCTCCGAAGTCCTGATAGTGAACAGGGGAGAACTGCACTATGGAGAGGGGCTTTCGGACGAGCTTCGTTATTTCGTCTTCAGAATCGACATAGATCTGCTGTCGTCCTACGGCATATTCCCCTGCGGGGAGAGGTATCTGAGCCCTTTGAGGAATGGGCTCGTGACCTTTCGACGAAGGCCCGGAGGCGACGGCATAAGGTGGCTTCTGGACTCTGTCGTGGAAAGATGCCGTAGGTGCGACGAGGGCTACGAACTGGGAGTTTTAGGGGGAGTTTTCGGTTTACTGGAGGAACTTTTTCGCTCTTGCGGAGTGATGTCCCTGGTCTCCAGCGACGTGGAAATCCTCATGAGGAAGAGGCAGGCTCTGTCGGCCGTTTTCGAATACGTAGAGAAGAACTATCGAGAGGGCGTCTCTCTGCCCGAGGCTGCCGATATCGCTCATATGTCGGTGGGACACCTCTGTCGTCTGTTCAGGAGAAGTACCGGGAGAACCTTCGTGGACTACGTCAACCGCATGAGGGTGGAGAAGGCGGCCGCTCTCCTGAGCCGGGAAGGTTGCAACGTCACAGAGGCGGCTATGTCCGTAGGGTTCGACGATGTGGGCTATTTCTCCCGTGTCTTTAAGAAATACATGACCCGCTCTCCGAGACAATTTATCGGAGATGACAGGCGTTATTTCCTATAAAGGGACTCCCTGTGAATCGGAAAATAGAAACTGCCCCTTGACAATTCTCCGTAAACCCGTAAAATGCATCGACAATACAGCACGATAAAATTATCCGACGACGAAAGGAGGAATACCCGTGACGGAACGAGCTAAGAACCAGCCGATAGTCTCCATCTCCATCGATAGTTCTTACTCCTATAGCTTTACCGACGGCCAGTGGCGCTATTACGCCAGTGGTCTCAGCTCGCATGGAAATCCGTCATCGGGACCTGCTGCCGTCGGGTAGACCCTCCACAGGAGGGGTATCGCAATAAAGGCAGGCTTAAAGGGCCGGAATCCGGATTTTTCATCCGGGCTCCGGCCCTTTTTTTATTCGATTTTTTAATTATCTGACGGGAGGTCACGAATATGATAGTCGTCCAAATGAACGAACGGAGTTCCAGTCTCGACATAGCCAGGGTCTGCGACCATCAGGAACGCAGAGGAATGCAGATAAGGGTGGTTCCGGGACGCAGGGGCAGCACCATAGTCTGCGAGGGACATTCCGAGACGGACCTGGAGCTTAAAAAACTTCCCTCCGTGAAGGCGGTTTCGCGGACGAACTGTTCCTATCCTCTGGCGAGCCTGGAGGTGTCGGGGCCTCAGGGTCCGGTCCAGATAGGTCGAGGGCTCTCCATAGGCGGCGGCTCCGTGGCGGTCATGGCAGGACCCTGTTCGGTGGAGAGCCGGGAGCAGCTTCTCGAGACCGCCAGAGGCGTGGCCTCCTCCGGGGCCTCTGTGCTCAGGGGAGGGGCCTTCAAGCCCCGTTCGAACCCCTATTCCTTCCAGGGACTGGGCAGTCAGGGAATAGATCTCCTTTTGGAGGCCAGGGAGGATACCGGGCTTCCCATAGTCACGGAGGTCATGTCGCCGGAGGACGTGGAGTGGCTGGCCCCTCAGGTGGACATCCTCCAGGTGGGAACCAGGAGCATGCAGAACTTCCCCTTGCTCAAGGCTTTGGGACGGGTGAACACTCCGGTACTCCTCAAGAGAGGGATGGCCTCCACCGTGGACGAGTGGCTTCAGGCGGCGGAGTACATACTGGCCGGAGGAAACTCCCGGGTGATCCTGTGCGAGAGGGGCATAAGAAGCTTCGACAAGAGTACCAGAAACACCCTGGATCTGAGTATAGTGCCTCTGGTCAAATCCCTGACCCACCTTCCCGTGGTGGTGGACCCGAGCCATGCCACCGGCAAGAGACATCTGGTCGCTCCCATGAGCCTGGCTGCCCTGGCCGCAGGAGCCGACGGCCTCATAGTGGAGGTCCACTCCCGACCTGAGGAGGCCCTCTGCGACGGCCCCCAGTCGCTGGACCTTCCCGCCTTCGACGGGCTGATGAACCGAATCTCCCGGCTGATGGAGGCTTTGGAGCCGGAGGAATCCGAATGGGGCTTGAAGGTCGCCATGTAGGGATCGTCGGACTGGGGCTTATGGGGGGCTCCCTGGCCGGGAGACTCACGTCCTGGGGGCGGTGCGCCTCGGTTGCTGCCTGGGATAGAGATTCCTCCGCCCTGGACCTTGGGGAAACAAGGGGACTCTTCACCTATAGGGCCCCCTCGTTGGAGAGGCTGACGGCACGATCCGAAGTCCTGATTCTGGCGGTCCCGGTGGAGCTCATGGTTCCCGTCTCCCTGTCGGCGGCCCCCTTCGGCGACGGACTGGAGGCGGTGCTGGACCTCTCCAGCGTGAGAGGAGACCTTCACCGGACCCTGGGGCGTATATGGGGCAAAAGGCACCTTGGCTTTCACCTGATGGCCGGCAAGGAGACCGGAGGGGTGGAAAACGCCTCGCCGGACCTGGCGGAGGGGGCCACGATCGCCCTCGTTCCGGGATCCGATGCCGACGATAAGGTGGTGTCCCTGGCGGAGGAGATGGCGGAGATCCTCGGGGCTTCGACCCTCTACATGGATCCGGACGAACACGACGAGACAGTTGCCTGGATCAGCCATCTTCCAATGGTCCTGGCCTCGGCACTGGCTCTCGGAGCCGGGGAGGCCATGGAGCGGCTTCCCGGGATTCCGGAGATGGCTGCTGGTGGTTTCAGGGATACCTCTCGAGTGGCGTCCGGACCTTCCTGGCTGACGGCCTCTGTCCTGGAACACAACGAAAAACTGGTGCCGGCTATTCGCCGGACCGTGAAGATTCTGGAGGCCTTTATCGACGCATCTCCCGAGGAAGCTCTTCGAGGGGCGGCTCGAGCGGCCCGATACAGGGAAGCCGTTTTGGCTGGCCCATCTAAGGAGGAAAAGAGATGACTAGATCCATAAACGGCACGGTAGAGGTGCCTGGAGATAAATCCATATCCCACAGGGTAGGTATACTGGGAGCTCTGTCCAGCCGGGGAATAGAGGTGACCAACTTCTCTTCCGGAGCGGACTGCGCCAGCACTCTGGACTGCGTGGAGAGGCTGGGCTGCTCGGTTGAGCGACAGGGAGACAGAGTGAAGGTCGCCAGAGGAGACGGTATAACCGAGGCGTCCCGTACGCTGGACGCAGGAAACTCCGGCACCACGGCCAGACTGCTCTGCGGCCTGCTGGCCGGGGTGCCAAGTACCTTCTCGGTGCTCACCGGCGACGACAGCCTGCAGCGTCGTCCCATGAGCAGAATCGTAGATCCCCTCAGGGTTCTGGGGGCCAGGATAGACGGTCGGGACGGAGGCAAGAGGCTGCCCCTGTCCATAAGGGGAACCAGGCTGACCGGAGGCCAGTACGTCCTGCCGGTGGCGAGCGCCCAGGTCAAGAGCGCCCTGTTGCTGGCGGGACTCTCCGCCCAGGGCAGCGTGACGGTCGTGGAGCCCCTGCCGACCAGGGACCACACGGAGATAATGCTGGAGCATCTGGGGGTTCCCATAAGGAGGGACGGAGACTCGGTCACGGTGTATCCCTTCGACGACCTTCCCGGAGGATCCTGGAGGGTGCCGGGAGACTTCTCCTCAGCGGCCTTCTGGATCGTGGCGGCCGCTATATGCTCCGACTCGTCGGTCCGGCTCTCCGGAGTGGGATTGAACCCCACCAGGACGGGACTTCTGGAGGTCCTTAGGTCCATGGGGCTGGACTGCTCTGTCGAGAACGAGAGCGCCCAGGGAGGCGAGCCGGTCGGGGACCTGATCGTCAGAAGCTCCTCTCTTCGTTCCGTATCGGTAGGGTCCGACATGGTTCCGTCCATGGTCGACGAACTGCCGGTGTTGGCCGTGGCAGCCACCCAGGCGGAGGGAACCACCGAGATAAGGGGAGCGGGAGAGCTCCGGGTAAAGGAGTGCGACCGCATCGCCGCAGTGGCCGAGGGACTGAGGGCCATGGGAGCTGACATAACCGAGCACGACGACGGCTGGACCATCCCGGGATCCCAGAGGCTCCGCGGTGCCACCGTGGACAGCAGAGGGGATCACCGTATCGCCATGGCCATGGCCGTGGCGGGGCTGGCGGCTGACGGACCGGTGGAGATACTGGGCTCCGACTGCGTCTCCATCTCCTACCCCGAGTTCTTCTCCCAGCTGGAGGAACTCTCCGACGACCTCGTGCCGACGAGAGGCTGACCGGGACCATGGCTATCCGTTTTCTCACAGGAGGCGAGTCCCACGGAAGAGGCCTCGTCACCATCGTAGAGGGACTTCCGTCCGGACTGGAGCTGCCCAGGGATCTGCTGGAGTCCGAGCTGACCAGAAGGCGCAGAGGATGGGGAAGAGGCCCCAGGATGGCCATAGAGAGGGACCGTCTGGAGGTGTGGAGCGGCCTGAGAGACGGAGTGACCACCGGGGCGCCTCTGTCTATCTGTCTGGAGAACACAGAGTGGGAGTCCTGGAGAGGCGCTCTGGATCCCCACAAGGTGGATCCGGAGAAGGCGGAGGATAGGCGAATCGACTGTCCCAGACCGGGCCACTCGGACCTGGTCGGAGGTATCAAGTACGGACACTCGGACATGAGGAACGTGCTGGAGCGCTCCAGCGCCAGGTCCACCGCCGCCTTGACCCTGGCCGGGACCGTCGCCCGGGCTCTTCTCGATAGGCTCGGGATAACAGTCAGGGGTGCGGTCACGTCCATCGGTGGGGTCGCCATAGAGGATCCACTGTCGGAGGAGGAGTGGACCAGGGCGGAGACCTCCGATCTCGGCTGTCCCAGGGAGGCGGACGAGAAAGCCCTGATATCCCGGATCTCCAAGGCTAAGGAGGAGGGAGACTCTCTGGGAGGGACTTTCCTGGTGTCCCTTCGGGGCATGCCCGTAGGGGTCGGGTCCTACGTGGAGTGGGATCGGCGTCTGGACGGCAGGCTGGCCGGGGCGGTTATGTCCATACCTGCCATAAAGGGAGTGGAGATAGGCGGAGGGTTCAACCTTGCGGCGCTCCCCGGCAGTCTGGTTCACGACGAAATCGCCGTCGAGGACGGAGAGATAATCCGCCTATCGAACAGAGCCGGCGGCCTCGAGGGAGGTATGACCAACGGCCAGGACGTTTTGATACGGGCGGCGATGAAGCCCATCCCCACCATGAGAAAGCCTCTGAGGTCGGTGGACCTGGCCAGAGGAGAGAACACAACGGCCCATTTCGAGAGGAGCGATAGCTGCGCGGTTTCCGCCGCCTGCGTAGTGGGAGAGGCCATGGTGGCCTGGGTGGCCGCCTCGGCCCTCACGGAAAGGTTCGGAGGAGACGTTATGGAGGACCTGGAGCGTAGGGTCTCGGAACTCCGTCTGGAGACAGGGAGGGATCGTCGTGGGTAGAGGAGAGTTGGTTTTTCTCGGAGGGTTCATGGGATCCGGAAAGACCTCGGTGGGGCAAAGACTTGCCGAGGCGGTGGGGCTCCCCTTCGTCGACCTGGACAAGGCCATAGAGCTGAGGGCCGGAGCCTCCGTGGCGGAGATATTCGCCTCTCAGGGGGAGGAAGGCTTCCGCAGGCTGGAGGCCCAGTCGCTTAGAGAGATATCGGACCTGGAGCGATGCATAGTAGCCCTGGGCGGCGGTGCCCTGAAGGACCCCAAGGGGCGGGAGCTCATCCGCAAGAAGGGCAGACTTGTTATATTGGACGCCTCGGCGGATACGGTAAAAAACAGGGTGGCGGCCCAGCCGGGACAGAGGCCTCTTCTGAAGATGGAGAACCTTGAGGACCTCTGGGAGAGGCGGCGCCCCCTTTACAGCGACGGCGACCTGAGAGTTGAGACGGATCATCTTAACGTATCTCAGGTGGCGGAGGCGGTCCGGGAGGGGCTATCACTTCCGTTGAGGGGCGACTGCGATCAGAGGATCCTCGGGGACGAGAGGACCGGCCTGGTGGTGGTAGGCCAGGGAGTTCTGTCGAGACTTCCGGAGCTTCTCGGCCGGACCGACACCTACGTGGTGGCCGACTCCATGACGGGACCTCTCTTCGAGCCGGTGGTAGGCCAGACCCGAGGACGTTCGGTGCTTCCAAGAGGCGAGGACGCCAAGACCATGGATGTGGTGGAAGGACTGTATGACGACTTTCTCTCCGTCGGCATGGACCGGGGCGACGTGGTGCTGGCCCTGGGCGGCGGCTGCGTGGGAGACGTGGCAGGATTTGCCGCCGCAACCTGGATGAGGGGCATAGAGCTCGTCCAGTGTCCCACCACCCTTCTGGCCCAGGTGGACAGCTCCATAGGAGGCAAGGTCGGGGTGAACCTGCCTCAGGGCAAGAACCTCGTCGGAGCCTTCCATCGTCCGAAAATAGTCCTTTCCGACGTGAACTGTCTTACCTCCCTTTCCTGGAAGGACTACCGCCAGGGACTGGGAGAGGTGGTCAAATACGGCCTCGGAGAGGACCCCGAGCTTTTCGACCTTCTGGAGAGAAACGTCGAAGGCCTTCTGCGGCGCGACCCCGGTTTGCTGGTGGAGGTTGTGGCCCGGTGTGCCTCCATAAAACTCGACCTGGTTTCCCGGGACGAGAGGGAGCACGACGTCAGGACCAGACTCAACCTGGGACACACTGTGGCCCATGGTCTGGAGGCGGCTTCGGGATACCGCGACTGGAGCCACGGAGACGCCGTGGCCGTAGGAATGGTCGTGGCGACCGAGCTCTCCTGTAGGCTGGGCGAGTGCGACAGACACAGGTTGGA
It contains:
- a CDS encoding helix-turn-helix transcriptional regulator, translating into MGLACSILTATGIILMYVEAAMDGELVTLSDMSFPVSVLEHVKIGGGPLFEPHFHGHHLQLFRFLSGRARIFCDQREYEMESSEVLIVNRGELHYGEGLSDELRYFVFRIDIDLLSSYGIFPCGERYLSPLRNGLVTFRRRPGGDGIRWLLDSVVERCRRCDEGYELGVLGGVFGLLEELFRSCGVMSLVSSDVEILMRKRQALSAVFEYVEKNYREGVSLPEAADIAHMSVGHLCRLFRRSTGRTFVDYVNRMRVEKAAALLSREGCNVTEAAMSVGFDDVGYFSRVFKKYMTRSPRQFIGDDRRYFL
- the aroF gene encoding 3-deoxy-7-phosphoheptulonate synthase, with amino-acid sequence MIVVQMNERSSSLDIARVCDHQERRGMQIRVVPGRRGSTIVCEGHSETDLELKKLPSVKAVSRTNCSYPLASLEVSGPQGPVQIGRGLSIGGGSVAVMAGPCSVESREQLLETARGVASSGASVLRGGAFKPRSNPYSFQGLGSQGIDLLLEAREDTGLPIVTEVMSPEDVEWLAPQVDILQVGTRSMQNFPLLKALGRVNTPVLLKRGMASTVDEWLQAAEYILAGGNSRVILCERGIRSFDKSTRNTLDLSIVPLVKSLTHLPVVVDPSHATGKRHLVAPMSLAALAAGADGLIVEVHSRPEEALCDGPQSLDLPAFDGLMNRISRLMEALEPEESEWGLKVAM
- a CDS encoding prephenate dehydrogenase, producing MGLEGRHVGIVGLGLMGGSLAGRLTSWGRCASVAAWDRDSSALDLGETRGLFTYRAPSLERLTARSEVLILAVPVELMVPVSLSAAPFGDGLEAVLDLSSVRGDLHRTLGRIWGKRHLGFHLMAGKETGGVENASPDLAEGATIALVPGSDADDKVVSLAEEMAEILGASTLYMDPDEHDETVAWISHLPMVLASALALGAGEAMERLPGIPEMAAGGFRDTSRVASGPSWLTASVLEHNEKLVPAIRRTVKILEAFIDASPEEALRGAARAARYREAVLAGPSKEEKR
- the aroA gene encoding 3-phosphoshikimate 1-carboxyvinyltransferase — translated: MTRSINGTVEVPGDKSISHRVGILGALSSRGIEVTNFSSGADCASTLDCVERLGCSVERQGDRVKVARGDGITEASRTLDAGNSGTTARLLCGLLAGVPSTFSVLTGDDSLQRRPMSRIVDPLRVLGARIDGRDGGKRLPLSIRGTRLTGGQYVLPVASAQVKSALLLAGLSAQGSVTVVEPLPTRDHTEIMLEHLGVPIRRDGDSVTVYPFDDLPGGSWRVPGDFSSAAFWIVAAAICSDSSVRLSGVGLNPTRTGLLEVLRSMGLDCSVENESAQGGEPVGDLIVRSSSLRSVSVGSDMVPSMVDELPVLAVAATQAEGTTEIRGAGELRVKECDRIAAVAEGLRAMGADITEHDDGWTIPGSQRLRGATVDSRGDHRIAMAMAVAGLAADGPVEILGSDCVSISYPEFFSQLEELSDDLVPTRG
- the aroC gene encoding chorismate synthase, which gives rise to MAIRFLTGGESHGRGLVTIVEGLPSGLELPRDLLESELTRRRRGWGRGPRMAIERDRLEVWSGLRDGVTTGAPLSICLENTEWESWRGALDPHKVDPEKAEDRRIDCPRPGHSDLVGGIKYGHSDMRNVLERSSARSTAALTLAGTVARALLDRLGITVRGAVTSIGGVAIEDPLSEEEWTRAETSDLGCPREADEKALISRISKAKEEGDSLGGTFLVSLRGMPVGVGSYVEWDRRLDGRLAGAVMSIPAIKGVEIGGGFNLAALPGSLVHDEIAVEDGEIIRLSNRAGGLEGGMTNGQDVLIRAAMKPIPTMRKPLRSVDLARGENTTAHFERSDSCAVSAACVVGEAMVAWVAASALTERFGGDVMEDLERRVSELRLETGRDRRG